A part of Corynebacterium mustelae genomic DNA contains:
- a CDS encoding Rv3212 family protein, with protein sequence MTEKTTVDTHKRTPVLRRSRRDWWAVAALSAVTAAAIGGVVATAPINDSQLSPANPSYEQPLALNFLGFSYSTAWQAPAQDASNFRPVVTGGLVISAVQEGSDWVINALEPESGDTLWSYRRDVELCSLQQAWDSVVAVYKTGVGCGDVVRIDSATGTYKATRSALAASPVVPVSSNDRVGIVAPSRMELWRSDLVRTLEYGEVSAKQEPGLQPHEDCVISSALTRTENVAVVQTCQGQEWLRLLKATPKESRTPEVTASVALTGKGNQVVAIDQQGAAVYSPAQSASESATITSYDKDGNPRNSTGASAAPLVDEATKAAHEVAFAPQTADLPHHMSWFDGDKLYLFMPSTLDVVHVFPDAIGTPIALNNMVVYPTTEGLTAVNWDNGAVTRTIPIDRGGYQGPVSLQVTGHYIVEKRGDTVAVLHPGS encoded by the coding sequence GTGACTGAAAAAACCACTGTTGATACGCACAAGCGCACCCCTGTGCTGCGTCGATCCCGCCGGGATTGGTGGGCGGTCGCGGCACTTTCCGCTGTCACCGCTGCCGCAATCGGTGGTGTTGTTGCCACAGCACCAATTAATGATTCCCAATTGTCTCCGGCTAATCCGTCATACGAGCAACCATTGGCCTTGAATTTCCTCGGGTTCTCCTATTCCACCGCGTGGCAGGCACCGGCCCAGGATGCGTCGAATTTCCGCCCTGTCGTAACTGGAGGTTTAGTCATTTCTGCGGTTCAGGAAGGCTCGGATTGGGTAATTAACGCTTTGGAGCCTGAATCTGGCGACACCCTGTGGAGTTATCGCCGGGATGTTGAATTGTGTTCGCTGCAGCAGGCATGGGATTCAGTGGTTGCGGTCTATAAAACTGGGGTTGGATGCGGCGACGTTGTCCGTATCGACAGCGCGACAGGTACCTATAAAGCGACACGTTCGGCACTTGCGGCTTCGCCTGTGGTTCCAGTTTCTTCCAACGACCGGGTCGGTATCGTAGCACCATCACGCATGGAATTATGGCGTAGCGATTTAGTGCGAACCTTAGAATACGGCGAAGTCTCGGCTAAACAAGAGCCGGGATTGCAGCCACATGAAGATTGCGTGATCTCTTCAGCACTTACCCGAACTGAGAATGTGGCGGTCGTCCAAACCTGCCAAGGTCAAGAGTGGTTGCGGTTGCTCAAGGCTACCCCGAAGGAATCACGTACCCCAGAGGTCACCGCAAGTGTGGCGTTAACCGGTAAGGGCAATCAGGTGGTGGCTATTGATCAACAGGGGGCTGCAGTTTATTCGCCTGCGCAGAGCGCGTCCGAATCGGCAACAATTACTAGTTACGACAAGGACGGTAATCCGCGAAACTCAACGGGGGCGAGTGCCGCACCGCTTGTCGACGAAGCGACCAAGGCGGCCCACGAGGTAGCCTTTGCCCCGCAGACCGCCGATTTACCGCACCACATGTCGTGGTTCGATGGTGACAAGCTGTACCTGTTTATGCCTAGCACCCTTGATGTGGTTCATGTTTTCCCGGACGCCATTGGAACCCCCATCGCGTTGAACAACATGGTTGTGTATCCCACCACTGAAGGGCTCACGGCAGTCAATTGGGATAATGGCGCTGTCACCCGCACGATCCCCATTGATCGCGGCGGGTACCAGGGGCCGGTTTCGCTTCAGGTCACCGGCCATTACATCGTTGAAAAACGCGGGGACACGGTTGCTGTTTTGCACCCCGGAAGTTAA
- a CDS encoding DEAD/DEAH box helicase, producing MSFQSKAKTPLQEASPTFLELGVAAEIARALAQHGIVRTFAIQEQTLPIALDGRDIIGQARTGMGKTYGFGVPLLDRVFDSADIEELDGTPRALVVTPTRELAVQVGADLDAAAAFLPVRIATVYGGRPIEEQQRTLKKGVDVVVGTPGRLLDLYNRDILQLDKVAILVLDEADEMLDLGFFPDIEKLLSALTHEHQTMLFSATMPGPVLTLARTFLKQPVHIRAEDVDAAQTHASTEQIIFQSHRMDKVATCSRILQAPGRGKTIIFARTKRSAQQLAEDLAARGFSVGTVHGDLNQAAREAALDAFRSGTIDILVATDVAARGIDIDDVTHVINFQTPDDPMTYVHRIGRTGRAGHSGTAITMVGYDELNKWQLINDELQLEIPEPPQWFSTSPELYSALNIPEEATEEVGPPRRVYTGRDSGNRRATSPGGRGRRDGSSKTKRGGNRSRSARRRG from the coding sequence GTGTCTTTTCAAAGCAAAGCCAAAACCCCGTTACAAGAAGCGTCACCGACCTTCCTAGAACTCGGCGTAGCGGCCGAAATCGCCCGGGCTCTCGCCCAACACGGTATCGTCCGCACCTTTGCCATTCAAGAACAAACACTTCCCATCGCCCTCGACGGCCGGGACATCATCGGCCAAGCCCGCACCGGCATGGGAAAGACCTATGGCTTCGGTGTACCTCTTCTCGACCGGGTCTTTGACTCCGCTGACATCGAAGAACTTGATGGAACTCCACGTGCCTTAGTGGTCACCCCAACCCGAGAATTAGCAGTCCAAGTTGGGGCTGACCTTGATGCTGCGGCGGCTTTTCTCCCCGTCCGGATCGCCACCGTATATGGCGGCCGCCCAATCGAGGAACAACAACGCACCCTTAAAAAAGGAGTGGACGTTGTTGTGGGCACCCCCGGCCGCCTCCTCGACCTTTATAACCGTGACATCCTCCAATTGGATAAAGTGGCAATCCTCGTGCTAGACGAAGCAGACGAAATGCTCGACCTCGGCTTCTTCCCCGACATCGAGAAACTACTATCGGCGCTCACCCACGAGCATCAAACAATGCTCTTCTCCGCCACCATGCCCGGGCCAGTGCTCACACTGGCCCGCACCTTCCTCAAACAACCAGTGCATATCCGTGCCGAAGACGTCGACGCAGCCCAAACGCACGCGAGCACCGAACAAATCATCTTCCAATCGCACCGCATGGACAAAGTCGCCACCTGCTCCCGGATCCTCCAAGCACCCGGACGCGGCAAAACCATCATCTTCGCCCGCACCAAACGCAGCGCCCAACAACTGGCAGAAGATCTCGCCGCACGGGGTTTTTCCGTCGGAACCGTACACGGCGACCTCAACCAGGCTGCACGGGAAGCCGCGCTTGATGCATTCCGCTCCGGCACAATCGACATACTCGTAGCAACGGATGTGGCGGCACGCGGCATTGACATTGATGACGTAACACATGTCATCAATTTCCAAACACCAGACGACCCCATGACTTACGTGCATCGGATCGGTCGCACCGGCCGCGCCGGGCATTCCGGAACCGCAATAACAATGGTGGGTTACGACGAACTGAATAAGTGGCAACTAATCAACGACGAATTGCAGTTGGAAATACCCGAACCACCCCAATGGTTTAGCACCTCTCCGGAGCTTTATTCAGCACTTAATATCCCTGAAGAAGCCACGGAAGAAGTGGGGCCACCGCGCCGGGTTTACACTGGTAGAGATTCTGGTAATCGACGCGCAACATCACCGGGTGGTCGGGGTCGTCGCGACGGGTCGAGTAAAACGAAACGCGGCGGGAATCGGTCCCGTTCGGCAAGGCGGCGGGGTTAG
- a CDS encoding DUF3107 domain-containing protein — protein MDIKIGFSDSPRELVVSSNDDRDVVSAKIAEALQAGTGVLELNDDKGRRYLVRNNHIAYVEIGSSAPRTVGFAGA, from the coding sequence ATGGACATCAAGATTGGTTTCAGCGATTCGCCACGTGAACTCGTGGTTTCCAGCAACGACGACCGGGACGTAGTTTCCGCCAAGATCGCTGAAGCGCTGCAAGCTGGCACGGGGGTGCTTGAGCTTAACGACGACAAAGGGCGTCGCTACTTGGTGCGTAATAACCACATTGCTTATGTTGAGATCGGTTCCAGCGCGCCGCGCACAGTAGGGTTTGCTGGTGCCTAA